A section of the Indicator indicator isolate 239-I01 chromosome 26, UM_Iind_1.1, whole genome shotgun sequence genome encodes:
- the DDX55 gene encoding ATP-dependent RNA helicase DDX55, whose protein sequence is MEAVTEGTWESLPVALSPGVLQALRELGFARMTPVQSATIPLFMNNKDVAAEAVTGSGKTLAFVIPILEILLRREEKLKKMQVGAIIITPTRELAIQIEEVLSHFTKHFSEFSQILLIGGRNPMEDVEKFKEHGGNIIVATPGRLEDLFRRKADGLDLATCVKSLDVLVLDEADRLLDMGFEASLNAILDFLPKQRRTGLFSATQTQEVENLVRAGLRNPVRISVKEKGVAASNTQKTPTRLENYYMICKADEKFNQLVHFLRQHKQEKHLVFFSTCACVEYYGKALESLIKQVKIMSIHGKMKHKRNKIFTEFRKLPGGILVCTDVMARGIDIPEVHWVLQYDPPSSASAFVHRCGRTARIGNVGSALVFLLPMEEAYINFLSINQKCPMQEMKPQTDVLDHLPKLKAMALADRAVFEKGMKAFVSYIQAYAKHECNLIFRVKDLDFASLAKGFALLKMPKMPELRGKCFPDFTPVTVNTDSISFKDKNREKQRQKQLEQQRKESEENGGKKKFIKNKAWSKQKAKREKKKKTTAKRKREEGSDIEDEDMEELLNDTRLLKRLKKGKISEEEFEKRLTGNQSRLKAETVADLESED, encoded by the exons ATGGAGGCGGTGACTGAGGGGACCTGGGAGTCGCTGCCCGTGGCGCTGAGCCCGGGTGTGCTACAGGCGCTGCGGGAGCTCGGCTTCGCCCGCATGACACCAGTGCAG tcTGCCACCATTCCCCTTTTCATGAATAACAAGGATGTGGCCGCAGAAGCG GTAACGGGCAGTGGCAAAACCTTAGCATTTGTAATTCCCATACTGGAAATTCTTctcaggagagaagaaaaattaaagaaaatgcag GTTGGAGCTATAATTATCACCCCAACGAGAGAATTAGCTATTCAAATTGAAGAAGTGCTGTCACATTTCACAAAACACTTCTCCGAGTTTAG TCAGATTCTTTTAATTGGTGGTAGGAATCCTATGGAAGATGTTGAAAAGTTTAAAGAACATGG GGGGAACATCATTGTAGCTACACCGGGTCGCTTGGAAGATCtgttcagaagaaaagcagatggGCTGGACCTAGCAACTTGTGTGAAATCTCTTGATGTGTTGGTTTTAGATGAAGCAGACAGGCTTCTAGATATGGGCTTTGAAGCAAG TTTAAATGCCATTCTGGACTTTTTGCCCAAGCAGAGACGGACAGGGCTCTTCTCAGCAACTCAAACTCAAGAGGTGGAGAACCTGGTGAGAGCTGGTCTCCGGAATCCTGTCCGCATCTCGGTGAAGGAGAAGGGAGTGGCTGCAAGCAACACACAGAAAACTCCAACACGCCTGGAGAACTATTATATG ATCTgcaaagcagatgaaaaatTCAATCAGCTGGTGCATTTTCTTCGACAACACAAACAGGAAAAGCATCTAGTCTTTTTCAG CACGTGTGCCTGCGTGGAATACTATGGGAAGGCTTTGGAATCCTTAATTAAACAAGTGAAAATCATGAGCATTCATgggaaaatgaaacacaaacGTAACAAGATTTTCACAGAGTTTCGGAAGCTCCCAGG tgGCATTTTAGTTTGCACTGATGTGATGGCCCGTGGCATAGACATTCCAGAAGTACACTGGGTTTTGCAGTATGACCCACCTAGCAGTGCAAG TGCCTTTGTGCATCGGTGTGGCCGGACAGCACGGATTGGTAATGTGGGCAGTGCACTTGTGTTTTTGCTTCCCATGGAAGAGGCTTACATTAACTTCCTTTCAATCAACCAAAAG tGCCCCATGCAGGAAATGAAACCACAGACAGATGTGTTAGATCATCTTCCAAAACTGAAGGCCATGGCCCTGGCTGATAGGGCAGTCTTTGAGAAGGGGATGAAAGCTTTTGTGTCTTATATCCAGGCCTACGCCAAACACGAATGTAACCTCATCTTCCGAGTGAAAG ATCTGGACTTTGCTAGCCTTGCCAAAGGTTTTGCACTGTTAAAAATGCCAAAGATGCCAGAACTAAGAGGGAAGTGTTTTCCAGACTTTACTCCCGTCACTGTTAATACAGACTCCATTTCATTTAAGgataaaaatagagaaaaacagagacaaaagcaattagaacaacaaagaaaagaaagcgaGGAAAacggggggaaaaagaaattcataaagaacaaagcctggtcAAAGCAGAAAGccaaaagggagaagaaaaagaaaacaacagctaAAAGGAAGCGTGAAGAG GGCTCTGACATTGAAGATGAGGACATGGAAGAGTTGCTGAATGACACAAGACTcttgaaaagattaaaaaagggaaaaattagTGAAGAAGAGTTTGAGAAGAGACTAACAGGCAACCAGAGTAGACTCAAAGCAGAAACTGTTGCTGACTTAGAGTCTGAAGACTGA